Proteins from a single region of Nomascus leucogenys isolate Asia chromosome 21, Asia_NLE_v1, whole genome shotgun sequence:
- the LOC100586616 gene encoding histone-lysine N-methyltransferase SETMAR, which yields MFAEAAKKTRPCGMAEFKEKPEAPTEQLDVACGQENLPVGAWPPGATPAPFQYTPDHVVGPGADIDPTQITFPGCICVKTPCLPGTCSCLRHGENYDDNSCFRDIGSGEKYAEPVFECNVLCRCSDHCRNRVVQKGLQFHFQVFKTHKKGWGLRTLEFIPKGRFVCEYAGEVLGFSEVQRRIHLQTKSDSNYIIAIREHVYNGQVMETFVDPTYIGNIGRFLNHSCEPNLLMIPVRIDSMVPKLALFAAKDIVPEEELSYDYSGRYLNLTGSEDKERLDNGKLRKPCYCGAKSCTAFLPFDSSLYCPLEKSNISCGNEKEPSMCGSAPSVFPSCKRLTLETMKMMLDKKQIRAIFLFEFKMGRKAAETTRNINNAFGPGTANERTVQWWFKKFCKGDESLEDEERSGRPSEVDNDQLRAIIEADPLTTTREVAEELNVNHSTVVRHLKQIGKVKKLDKWVPHELTENQKNRRFEVSSSLILRNHNEPFLDRIVTCDEKWILYDNRRRSAQWLDKEEAPKHFPKPILHPKKVMITIWWSAAGLIHYSFLNPGETITSEKYAQEIDEMHQKLQRLQLALVSRKGPILLHDNARPHVAQPTLQKLNELGYEVLPHPPYSPDLLPTNYHVFKHLNNFLQGKRFHNQQDAENAFQEFIESRSTDFYATGINQLICRWQKCVDCNGSYFD from the exons ATGTTCGCGGAAGCGGCAAAGAAGACACGGCCTTGTGGGATGGCGGAGTTTAAGGAGAAGCCTGAGGCCCCGACTGAGCAGCTGGATGTCGCGTGCGGCCAGGAAAACTTGCCGGTGGGCGCGTGGCCCCCGGGGGCCACGCCGGCGCCCTTCCAG TACACTCCCGATCATGTAGTTGGACCTGGAGCAGACATTGATCCCACTCAAATAACCTTTCCCGGATGCATTTGTGTCAAAACTCCCTGCCTCCCTGGCACTTGCTCCTGTCTCCGCCATGGAGAGAACTATGATGATAACTCATGCTTTAGAGATATAGGATCTGGAGAAAAGTATGCAGAGCCTGTTTTTGAATGCAATGTCCTGTGCCGATGCAGTGACCACTGCAGAAACAGAGTGGTCCAGAAAGGTCTACAGTTCCACTTCCAAGTGTTCAAGACGCATAAAAAAGGCTGGGGACTTCGTACCTTGGAATTTATACCGAAAGGAAGGTTTGTCTGTGAATATGCTGGCGAGGTTTTAGGATTCTCTGAAGTTCAGAGAAGAATTCACTTACAAACAAAATCCGACTCCAATTACATTATAGCCATCAGAGAACATGTTTATAATGGGCAGGTAATGGAAACATTTGTTGACCCTACTTATATAGGAAATATTGGAAGATTCCTTAATCATTCTTGTGAGCCAAACCTTTTGATGATTCCTGTCCGAATTGACTCAATGGTACCTAAGTTGGCACTTTTTGCAGCCAAAGACATTGTGCCAGAAGAAGAACTCTCTTATGATTATTCAGGAAGATATCTTAATCTAACAGGCAGTGAAGACAAAGAAAGGCTAGATAATGGGAAACTAAGAAAACCTTGTTACTGTGGTGCCAAATCATGTACTGCTTTCCTGCCTTTTGACAGTTCTCTATACTGCCCCTTAGAAAAGTCGAACATCAGTTGTGGAAATGAGAAGGAACCCAGCATGTGTGGCTCAGCCCCTTCTGTGTTCCCCTCCTGCAAGCGATTGACCCTTGAG actatgaaaatgatgttagacaaaaagcaaattcgaGCAATTTTCTTATTCGAGTTCAAAATGGGTCgtaaagcagcagagacaactcgcaacatcaacaatgcatttggcccaggaactgctaacgaacgtacagtgcagtggtggttcaagaagttttgcaaaggagatgagagccttgaagatgaggagcgTAGTGGCCGGCCATCAGAAGTTGACAATGACCAGTTGAGAGCAATCATCGAAGCTGATCCCCTTACAACTACACGAGAAGTTGCTGAAGAACTCAATGTCAACCATTCTACGGTTGTtcggcatttgaagcaaattggaaaggtgaaaaagcttgataagtgggtgcctcatgaaCTGACTGAAAATCAAAAAAATCGTCGTTTTGAAGTgtcatcttctcttattctacgCAACCACAATGAACCATTTCTCGATCGGATTGTGACGTGtgatgaaaagtggattttatatgacAACCGGCGACGATCAGCTCAGTGGTTGGATaaagaagaagctccaaagcacttcccaaagccaatcTTGCACCCGAAAAAGGTCATGATCACTAtttggtggtctgctgctggtctgatccactacagctttctgaatcctggtgaaaccattacatctgagaagtatgctcaggaAATTGATGAGATGCACCAAAAACTGCAACGCCTGCAGCTGGCATTGGTCAgcagaaagggcccaattcttctccacGACAATGCCCGACCGCATGTTGCACAACCCACCcttcaaaagttgaatgaattgggctatgaagttttgcctcatccaccatattcacctgacctcttgcCAACCAACTACCACGTCTTCAAGCATCTcaacaactttttgcagggaaaacgcttccacaaccagcaggatgcagaaaatgctttccaagagttcatTGAATCGCGAAGCACggatttttatgctacaggaataaacCAACTTATTTGtcgttggcaaaaatgtgttgattgtaatggttcctattttgattaa